Genomic window (Bacillota bacterium):
AGCTAGCCGACAACATCAACAAAATCGGCCTAGAGTATTTCTTTCTGTATATTTACCACGGCAAAGCGGCCGTCTTTCTCCAGGAAATCCAGAATATGGTCTAATTGCCGATCCACATGGTTGGTGGCATTGGCCACACAGGCGATCCCGAGAACGGCCCAGCGGTGGTCTTCCTGCCGCGCAACTTCCGCCACCGACACATTAAACCGCTGCCTGATCCGGTCCACCACACTCCGCACCACTTGTCTTTTCTCTTTTAACGAAAACACGGCGCCTAAATGAATCTCTACGGTAAGCGTCCCCACAATCATTTGCGTCTGTCCTCCTCGGCCTCGCTTCGCTGTTCCTGGCACAATTGGGATTAGCCTAACTACACCCAGCGGTCGCTGGTAAAACGAGTAAAAAGCCCCGCTCAAGGCGGGGAAGCCCCGTTAAACGCGGGGAAGCCCCGTTAAACGCGGGGAAGCAGTTGTCGTTTCTTTGTTAAGCAAACAAAATTAGCCCTATAAACACCAGATCCTCGGCAGCAGCGGTGTTAACTATACCGTGATACTCCCCGTCTCGGGTCAAAACCATGTCCCCGGCCTTTACTGCCACTTCGGTTCCATTGTCATTTACTATGCCCTGCCCGCTAAGTATATAATATGCCTCCGAATCCCCCACATGCTGATGGTAACCTACCGAAGCCCCGGGTGGAAGGGTTATTCTAGCAAACACCCGGCCTTTGTCATTGAACTCGTTCTGGCTGCTTTCCAGAATATGAGTCATTTCCACCTGCCCTTGGCCGCCGCGTAAATTCGTGCCTATTTCCGACCTCATGTCCTCAGCTCGTCTTAGCATCGGCCATCCCCCATTTCGTTTCTGATACTAATTGAATTCCACCTCGAGGGGCCAAAACCTTCCGCCCAACTAGAGGATTTGGCCGAAACTCAGTTCCTTTTCTCCGCTGATCAATAGCCCTTTGAATTGCAGCCCGTACCTTCTTGTACTCAATTTCCTGCCAGAATTTTAGGATCGGTATAAACCTGGCGTTGCCGGTCTGCTTTATTGTTCAACCTCTCAACAAGGCCCTGGGGGATGTGAATAAAAAGGGTCGGGACCTTCAATCGGAACTGAGGCAGCCCAGAAGAAAAGCTATCCATACCCCAGGA
Coding sequences:
- a CDS encoding DUF503 domain-containing protein; this encodes MIVGTLTVEIHLGAVFSLKEKRQVVRSVVDRIRQRFNVSVAEVARQEDHRWAVLGIACVANATNHVDRQLDHILDFLEKDGRFAVVNIQKEIL
- a CDS encoding cupin domain-containing protein, with protein sequence MLRRAEDMRSEIGTNLRGGQGQVEMTHILESSQNEFNDKGRVFARITLPPGASVGYHQHVGDSEAYYILSGQGIVNDNGTEVAVKAGDMVLTRDGEYHGIVNTAAAEDLVFIGLILFA